Genomic segment of Maricaulis maris:
GTGATGGGCGGGCTGTCGCCGCGCACCCGCAATGCCCAGGTCGAGCTCTACCAGTCCGGCGAGGTCGACTTCCTGGTCGCCACCGATGCCATCGGCATGGGGCTGAACATGGATATCGACCATGTCGCCTTCGCCGAGAGCCGCAAGTTTGACGGTCGCCGCCGGCGACGTCTGACCGCAGCCGAACTGGCCCAGATCGCCGGCCGCGCCGGTCGCTTCCGCAATGACGGAAGCTTTGGCGAGACAGCTGACTGCCGGGCGTTTGATCCCGATCTCGTCGAGGCCGTCGAGCATCACCGCTTCGCGCCGGTCGAGAAACTGCAATGGCGCAACCCCGATCTCGATGAGCGCTCGCTGGAGGCGCTGCAATTCACGCTCGGCAAGCCGTCGCGCGACCGGATGCTGGAACGGGTCGGCGAGGCGTCGGACGAAAAGGCGCTGGGTGTTCTGGCCACCGATCGCGAGATCCGCGATCGGGTCACCTCACCGGCCGGCGTCAGCCGCCTCTGGGATGCCTGCCGCCTGCCCGATTTCCGCAAGGCGACGCTGGACGCCCATGCGCGCCTGATCAAGACGATCTTTCTCCACCTGACCGGACCGGGCGACCGGCTGCCGGACGACTGGATGGCCGGTCAGCTTGAGCGTTTCCGCAAGACCTCGGGCGATGTCGATGCGCTCGCCGCCCGTCTCGCCCATGTCCGCACCTGGGCCTATGCGGCGCACCGCTCGGACTGGACCCGCGACCCGACGCACTGGCGCGGTGTGACCCGCGAGATCGAGGACAGGCTGTCCGACGCCCTGCACGAACGCCTGATGCAGCGCTTCGTCGATCGCCGCACCAGCGCGCTCGTCAAAGGGCTGCGCGATGAAAGAGATTTGCTGGCCGGGGTCGCCAGCAATGGGGAGGTTACGGTAGAAGGCCATTTCGTCGGTCGTCTGGCCGGCCTGACCTTCAAACCGGACGTCCAGGGTCGCGAACTGGAAGCCCGGACCCTGAAATCGGCAGCGCTGCGTGCGTTGCGCCCTGAGATCAACAGACGGCTGGGAGCCCTGGCGAAGACGACCATGGACGACATCACTTTTTCCGATGACGGGCAGATCAGCTGGAATGGCGAGACCGTCGCCCAGCTCATCCCGGGCCCGACGCCTCTCAAGCCCGCCGTCAAACTGATCGGTGGCGATCTCGGCGCTCCCGAGACCCAGTCTCGCGCCCGCGCCGGCCTCGAGGCCCGCGTGGCCAGCTATATCGAGACCCAGCTGGCATCGCTCTTCAAGCTGCGCGATGCCGGTCAGTCCGACGACATGCCCGGTCTCGCCCGCGGCCTCGCCTGGCGCCTCTATGAAGCCGGCGGCGCCCTGCCCCGCCTGACCATCAGCGATGATGTGCGCAACCTGTCCCAGGTCGAGCGGCGTTCGCTGCGCGCCGCCGGCGTGCGGATCGGCGAGCACATGATCTATGTCCCTGAACTGGTCAAACCGGCCCCGGCCCGGCTCAACGCCCTGCTGCACGCGGTGGCGGCCGGTCGGACCGATCTCGCCTGGATGCCGGCCCCCGGCCTGACCTCGATCGCCAATGACCGCTCTCGCAGTCGCGCCGACTACGCCGCCGTCGGCTTTCAGCCTTGCGGACCGCGCGCGGTCCGTTTCGACATGCTGGAGCGGCTCGCCGACACGCTGCGCGAAGCCGGCAAGGATGAAGGCCAGGGCTTCCCGCTGACCGCCGACATGACGGCCCTGCTGGGCTGTTCGGTCGAGGATCTGCGCGGCACACTGACCGCGCTCGGCTATCGCCGCATCCAGAAGGGTCCGGATCCGGAGAAAGCCGAGGGCGAGCGCTGGGACCGGCGTCGTCGCAAGCATGCCGGGCCACGCCCGTCGGCCGAACGCAAACCGGTGGTCACGGCGCCACCCCCGGATCTGTCGGACAGCCCGTTTGCTGCCCTTGCGGCGTTGACGCTCACCGCGCCGCCCGAGCGCAAGCCGCGCCCGGCCCGTAAGCGCCGGCGCAAGGCCGCAGGACACGCCCAGAAAAGCGAGCAGACTCCGAAAGGCGAGCAGACCCAGAAGACCGAGCCGGCCGCCACAAGCGATCAGACCCCGGCAAACGAAGCGGCGGCCAAGCCGACCGCGGACCCGCAGGACTAAAAGGCGCATCCATGAGCGAGATGGGCGAAGGCCTGCGGATCGATATCTGGCTCTGGCATGCGCGCCAGTTCAAGACGCGCAGCCTGGCCACCACCACGGTCTCCAAGGGCCGGATGCGACTGACCAGCGCCGGGACCACCCGGCGCATCAACAAGCCGGCGACCCTGGTGCGCGCAGGTGACATATTGACCCTGCCCCGCAATGGCCGGATCGTGCAGCTTGAAATCCTGGCCCTGGGCACACGCCGCGGGCCAGCGGCAGAAGCCCAGCAGCTCTATCGATCAGTCGACGACGAACAGACGGAAGAGAGCCATGTTTGACGCCATCCGAAACTTCTTCGCTCCGGCCGAAGCCGACCTGCGGCCTGAGACCGATCCCCATATCGCCGCCTGCGCCCTGCTGGTCGAGGCGGCCTTGGCTGACGGTATCTATGCCGATTGCGAGCAGGACCAGATCCGCGTCATCCTGTCTGGCGCCTTCGGCCTGTCCGAGGCCCGGGTGGCGCATGTGCTCGAGCAGGGCGAGGAGCTCGCCGAGAGCGCCATTGACCATCACCGCTTCACCAAGGTGGTGAAAGCCTGCCTGTCACGGCAGGAGCGGATCTCCCTGGTCGAGCAATTATGGCTGGTGGCGCTGGCCGATGGCGAGAAATCGCCCTTCGAGGACGCCTTCATCCGGCGCATCGGGCCGCTGCTTGCGGTCGAGGACCGCGACCGCATCTTCGCGCGCACACGTGCAGAAGCGCGACTGCGGACCCGTTGACAAAAAACCCGTCGCAGCCCATGTCCCGGCAGCAACCTTGTCCCAGATCTGACCACGGCCAACATGACCTATATTGTCACCGACGCGTGCGTGCGCTGCAAATATACGGACTGCGTGGAAGTCTGCCCCGTTGACTGCTTTTACGAGGGCGAGAATTTTCTCGTGATCCATCCGGACGAATGCATCGATTGCGGTGTCTGCGAACCGGAATGTCCGGTCGAGGCGATCAAGCCCGACACCGAGGACGACAAGGACGGCAAGTGGTTGGCCATCAACTCGAAATTTGCCGAGTCCTGGCCCAATATCACGCTCCGCAAGGACGCCCCCGCCGACGCCGATGCGATGGCGGAAGAGACCGGAAAATTCGAGAAATACTTCTCGGAAAAACCGGGCACGGGCGACTAGCCGGATCGGGTTAACCGAACCCTACCGTTTGGAAAACGCCGAATTTTGTGGTATGTTATTCACATTGATGGGTAGCGCCTGTCGCGCCACCTGCCTTTCTACACGGTGATTTGCGCGCAGAATTTTCGATCTCGGAGCCGGATGGGTGCCGGAATTTCTTTGAGAGCGATCTGCGAGCTTTTGCGTTTCCGTGGCAGCAGGGCCCAACGAGAGAGCATCCATGACGAAAAACGACAAGTCTTTCAAAAAGGGCGACTTTATTGTGTATCCCGCGCACGGCGTCGGCCGCGTGACGGGCGTTGAAAAAGACAGCGTCGCAGGGTTCGACATTGAAGTTTATGTCGTCACCTTCGAGCAGGACAAGATGACGCTGCGCGTGCCGACGGCCAAGACCGAAGCATCCGGCATGCGGCCACTGTCCAGCGACCGGATCGTCAAGGACGCGCTGAAGACCCTGAAGGGCAAGGCCAAGGTCAAGCGGACCATGTGGAGCCGCCGGGCCCAGGAGTATGAAGCCAAGATCAATTCCGGCGACCTGATCCAGATCGCCGAAGTCGTTCGCGACCTGCACCGTGCCGAGGACCAGCCGGAGCAATCCTATTCTGAGCGCCAGCTCTATGAGTCCGCGCTCGACCGGATGGTTCGCGAACTGGCCGCGGTCGAGGAAATCGAGCACGAGGCGGCCCGCGTCATGCTGTCCGACTCGCTCGCCAAGAAGGTTGCGGCCTGATCGACCCGATCAAGCAGCGAGACTGATGCGAAACGCCCGGCTATTGGCCGGGCGTTTTCGTTTTGGGCCGGGTTTTCAACGCGTTCCGCTCAATCTGGCCGCCCTCGCCTCACTATTCCCGCTTCGCACGGCACCCGAAGCGCTGAGGTCCCCCGGATCGCGGCGATGCCGCGACCGGGGGATGACGGTGGGAGTTGGGGTGGCATCGACTTTGCACGCCGATTGAACATTCGCGCCTGTCGCGGAGAGATCCATGAAACCCTTGTCAGCCAGCTGGCCGTATCCTTCAAAGCCTCACCGCATCTTCCCTGACGGGCCTTGTCGCGATCCGGGCCACGGAAAACTCATCGCTGGCCGGACCGGCTCGGCCTGCCAGCCAGCCAGCCAGCGGATCAACCCTCGAAACAGTATCGGTACGGGTCCCGTGCGACGCAGCCATGCGCAGTCGCGCGACCAGCGCCAGTGATCCGAAACCCCGGTACGGGCGTAAGCCTCCCTGAAGCGAAGGAGGAAGACCATGCCAAGCGGCCCGACCGTGACTGCGCGTTCCACCACATCGTCCCAGGCACGTGATGCCGGTGAGCAACGTTTCGTGAAATCTGCCATGTCCAGACCGCTCTTGTCGCGCGAAGACGAGTCCGATCTGGCCCGGCGCTGGAAAGATGACCGCGACGAGGCTGCCCTGCACGTTCTGACTGAGGCTCACATGCGCCTCGTCATCGCGGTCGCCGCCAAGTTCCGCCGGTATGGCCTGCCGTTTTCCGACCTGATCCAGGAAGGCAATATCGGCCTGATGAAAGCCGCCGAGCGTTTCGACCCGGAGCGCGATGTCCGCTTTTCCACCTATGTGACCTGGTGGATCCGCTCCTGCATCCAGGACTATGTCTTGCGCAACTGGTCGATTGTCCGGACCGGCACCACCTCGGCCCAGAAATCACTCTTCTTCAATCTGCGGCGGATGCGGGCGCGGATCGGCGACCTGGATGGCATGTCCATCACCCCGGAGAACCGGGAGCAGATCGCCAAGGACCTGCGGGTTCGCGAAAGCGACGTCGACACCATGGTGACGCGCCTTGGCGCCTCGGACCGGTCGCTCAATGCGCCCGTGGGAGATGAGGACCAGTCGCAGTGGCAGGACTTCCTGGTCGACGAGAGTGCCGCTCCGGAACTGGAGGTGATGGAAAAGACCGACAGTGAGCGTCGCTCGGCCTGGCTCGGCCAGGCGATTGACGGTCTCAATCCGCGCGAGCAATTCATCATCCGGGAACGCCGCCTCAGTGAGGAAGGCTCGACCCTGGAGACACTCGGCCAGACGCTGGGAATTTCCAAGGAACGTGTGCGCCAGATCGAGAATGCGGCTCTCGACAAGCTGCGCAATCATCTGTGCGCCGCCGTGGGTGACCCGGTCGAAGCCGGCCTGATCCCCAGCGCCTGATCGCACGCCTTCCAGCCGGGACCCCGCCTGACGGGTGCGGGTCCCGCTATGGCGCGCAAGGGCGCTTCGTCCTTCAAGACGGAGGCCGCCTGCCTGCCCGCCCGCCCGCTTGCTCTGGCCAACCTTACCGTTGTGTTTGATGGGCTGGAGGTCGACCCGCGGCGAACTCCCGGAGTGCGCGGACAAGTTTGGCATCGGCGCCGTGCGCCCAACCCGGGCGCATGGCCTGAGCCGTTTGCGCGCCCCAAGCGACCGGCGGGTCCGCAGCCATTCGCATCGCCAGGCGTCAGCGCGCGATGACCGGGTCAGACGTCTCGTCGAGGACTTCCAGACGAGCCGGATGGTCCAGCGTCATCATCGGACCATTCTCAACGCTCAGCCAGCCTCGCACCCGGACACGGCGCCCTTCGAGCGTGTCGGGTGACAGACCCGCCGCGCTGAAGGCCTCGGCATCTTCCGCGTCGATGCGAACCGTAAAGTCAGTGCGATAATCATTGCCGAAATTGAGGTAGATGCGGCCGGAGTCCAGCTGGACCGCGTCGAGGACGCGGCCGCTCACGATCTGCGCGCTGCCGACATCCTGGGCCAGGGCATCGGGATGGCTGTCCCGGATCCGGTTGGCCGGATCGCCCCACAGGCCCACACCCTGCGATCGGGCGCGGGCTTCAACCGCGAGCAGGTCTGTGGCGTGGGCATGATTGTCGGCATGGGTCATGACCCGGGCCAGGCCTGCTTCGAGGAGCCGGTATTGCAGCCAATCCGAGGGACCGGCGCCTCCGTCATCGCCAGACAGCTGTTCATCCCGCCTGCCATCCCGTAGCCCGTTGGTGCGGACCTGTGCCAGTGCCCGGTCATAGCGGTCCCGGCGCAGGCCGGAATAGATCAGCGAGACCTCTTCCCCCTCCAGCCAGAGCCCAAGCTGCGCCGACGCGGCTTCGGGCACCGGCGTATCAATCTCCGCGAGGCGGACCTCAATCACCCCGTCTGCTGTCTCAACCGACAGGGTCAAGGCGCCCGAGAGTCCCAGGAAGCGCCCTGTCTCACCAGCTGCGCCAGCGGGTTCCGCGCGGACCGCCGGCTGCGGACCGTGTAGTGCGTCCTGCACGGCAGCCGACGGACCACAGGCCAGCGGCCCTGAGACGAGCACAATCAGGACAGGCAGAAACAAGCTTTTCATGGCCTCATCTCCTTATATCCTGAACATACACGCATTAGTTGCAGGCAGCAAGGACACGCGCCAAAAAAGATGCGGCAAAGCCGGCCGGGCTTTTACCGTTCCGTTTACCATCTCCGGGTAAGTCTGGCGGAAGACATGTCAATCAGGGACACCCTCCGATGAACGCCTACGCCTACACCGACGATACCGTTGCCCCTGCGGGCGGAAATGCCGACACCCACGCGATCGCCGAAGCCGTTGGCGAGTCCGCCGCACGCGCCTCCCAGGGCGCAGAGGCCGCCCAGGTCGCCCGCGATGCGATGAACCAGGTCGAAGAGTCCAGCCAGGTGCTTGAGCGCCGGGTCGAGGCCCTGACCGATGCCTCCCAGCGCATCAATGCCATCCTGTCGACGATCGAGGCGATCGCCAGCCAGACCAATCTCCTCGCCCTGAACGCGACCATCGAAGCGGCGCGTGCCGGCGATGCCGGCCGCGGCTTCGCCGTTGTCGCCGGCGAGGTCAAGGCCCTGGCCGGCCAGACCGCGAAAGCCACCGAGGACATCGCCTCGCGGATCGCGGCGCTCGACAGTGAGGTCAAGGAAATCCTCGACGGCGTCCGCGGCTCCGGCCAGTCGGTCGCCCGCGGCAAGGTGGCCGTCGACCAGATGACCCAGGCGACACAGGAAGTCGCCCATCAACTCAATTCGCTGCGCGACCGCGTCCGCTAGAGCCACAGCCAGACAGCCAGATGACAAAGAGGAGCGGGCGCCGCATGGCCCCGCTCTTTTTTTTGTTTGTCAGGCCGGTCATGGCCGGAGACACCCGGCTCGCAGCGTTGATCCGACGGCCACCGGATCAACCCGGTGTTAACCAGCGGATCAATTTAAGGCTTTGTTAACCGCGCTGGTTAGCTCGATCGATAGGTAGCGCGGGAATACTGCACGCATGAAATTTGGCGGAGGGCCTCATGCGTAAGTATTTCAAGTCTGGAGCGGCCGCAGTTGCACTACTCTCCCTGTCGGGACTGTATGCACCTGTAAATGCGCAGGAATCGAGCGATCAGGATGCAGCCGGGGACACGTTCCTGCATCCCTATCGGGGCGACATCAATCCGTTCTGGGGGGATATCAATCCCTTCCGCGGTGACATTAACCCGTTCCGCGGAGACATTAATCCCTTCTACGGCGACATCTCGCCATTCTGGGGCGATATCAATCCCTTCTGGGGTGACATCAATCCGTTCGGTGGGGACATCAATCCCTTCTATGGGGACATCAACCCGTTCTGGGGCGACATCAATCCGTTCGGCGGGGACATCAATCCGTTCTGGGGCGATATCAATCCATTCTGGCAGGACGTCGGCCCGATCTGGGGCGATCTCAACAGCCAGTGGAATGAAGCCGCCAACGACAATGGCGACTACCAGGCGATCTCCACCGGGCTGGCGGACGTGATCAGTCGTGCCGAAGCCGTGTTTGGCGAGACCGTTCTGGCCCGTACCGGCCAGACCATGGACGAGGCCTTCATGGCCGAACTCCTCGCCCGCTTCGGGATTGATCTCGATGATCCTGACAGCCTCGCCTCTGTCACCCAGGCCGAGCGCTCGGAATTCTTCCTGACCTTCTATGACAGCCTGATGTCCTTCTCCGGGGTCGACCACGTCGATCACTGGATGCCGGCCATCAACTGGTCACCGGCCCTGGCCGCCAGCTATGACAGGGGCTATCGCCCGACCGTGGGCGTTCTGGACTTCAGCGTCCGGGACGTGGATACCAACTCCGTCCGCGGCCAGCATGGTGAGCGTACCTATCTCAACGTCAATCATGGTGACGCGGTCGCCAGCCTGATCGGCGCACCGATTGACGGTGTCGGCATCATGGGTGTGGCCCCGCACGCGTCCATGCTCTTCTACAATCCGTTTGACGAGTCCCACACGGCGAGCTGGTCCGATGTCGCTGACGGCATCGACCGCCTGGCCCGTGGTGGCACGCATGTCATCAACATGTCGCTCGGCGTACCGGGCTGGACCCTGCACCAGGAATGGGCCGAGGTCTTCCGTCAGGATCGCGTTGCGACCCATGCCCAGAACATCACCTTTGTGGTGGCGGCCGGCAATGACGGCTCGACCCAGACGACCGACCTCGACTGGACCGGCGTTCCGGTGCTCGACAATCTGATCATTGTCGGCTCCGTCGATCCGCTCGGCAATATGTCATCCTTCTCCAACCGTCCGGGAGATGCCTGCCTGCTGGTCAATGGCGTCTGTGAAGACGGCAACCGGCTGATGGATCGCTATCTGGTTGCTCCGGGTGAGCTCCTGCTTGTCGCCGACGGCGAAGGCGGCGTGACACGGGCCACCGGCACCTCCTTTGCGGCCCCGCTGGTCGCTGGAGCTGCGGCACTGGTCAAGGGCTGGTGGACCTGGCTCGATGGCAGCGAAGTCGCTGACGTCCTGCTGCTCTCGGCCCGCGATCTCGGTGACCCGGGTGTCGACGCGGTCTACGGGCGCGGCATGCTGGATGTGGCCGGTGCCATGTCTCCGCTGGATCCGGCCAATCTCTACGGCATAGATCGCCGTGGCGACCCGGTCGCGGCAGAAAGCCTGATCATCACAGGTGGCCGCCTGACGCTGCGCTATGCAAACAAGAACCGGGTAACTGTGTTCGAGGATATCGGTGACAGCTTCCGCGACTTCACCATCACCGTCGATGACCTTCTGGTTGGCAGCACGCTGGCTGAATCGGTGGCAAGCGCCTATGCCGAGCAGTACATCTTCGAGCGCACCGATGCGGCCTTCACGGGGACGGCTTTCTCGGACGTTTCAGAGGCCTCACGGGTTCTCTCCCGCGAAGGCAATCTGACCCTGACCGCGACAGCCGCCCGCCTCGATCCTTCGAACCCGGGCCTGGCCCGCAATCTCGGTTTCCATGCGAGCATCGAGCTTCGCGATGAAACCAGCGGCCGCTCCATGGCCATGGGTGTTGGCGAAGGCGCGCTGGCCCTGTCGAGCCACAACGCCTTCAACCTGTTCTCGGACCATCGTCCGGAAACCGGTGGCGTCAATCCGGTGCTCGGCTTTGCCTCGGGCGGTGCCTTTGCGGCCAGCCGCTTCACCCTGTTCGGCGATACCGAGCTATCCTTGGGTGTCACCACGACGATCGAGGAAGCGGTCTATGCCGTCCCCGGTACCGGCGAGGAGCGCGCCCTGTTTGACGGCGTCTCGCCCTACCAGGCCGCGGCGGTCAATCTCGAGATCGTTCATCCGTTGAGCGAGACCCTCACGGTCAGCGGAACCCTGACCCAGCTGCACGAGGCGACCGGCCTGCTCGGCGCCCAGGGCGGTAGCGTCCTGGCCTTCGAGGGCGGTGCCGATACCACGGCCCTGACATTCGGCCTGGAAGCGCGTCCGTCGGGCCGGCTGACCCTTGGTGCCTCGTTCACCGCAGCCCAGACCCGGACCACGCAGTTCGATCAGGGGTTGATCGCGGTGGCGGATCGCATCGACAGCACGGCGGCACAGATCTCGGTCCAGTTTGACACGGTTCTGGGTCAACGCGACGGGATCCGCTTCAGCGTCGTCCAGCCGCTACACATCGAGTCAGGCTCGCTGAGCTATACCGGCATGGCCGTCACCGACCGCGAAACCGGTGCCCTCGGCGTTCAAACAGAGACGTGGGAACTGGGTGGGCGTCGTCCGGTCTATACCGAGCTGATCTACTCCACCCCGCTCGGGTCGGACCACAGCAGCCTGAGCCTGTTTGCCCGCCAGAACCTGTCCGGCGAAGAGACGAGCTCCGAGTTCTCCGCTGCGACAACCGGCGCCAGACTGCAGCTGCGCTTCTAGGCCTCTTCCAAGGCTGATCATCAAGGGCGCCGACACCTGTCGGCGCCCTTTTTGTTAGCCGGGTTGCGCGTCACGGTTGATTAGCCATTTCTTCAATCATGCTTGGTATAGGAGAAACGTGCAGGCGGCAGGCCGCCACAGGAGAAGTCGATGTTCGGACAGGTTTGGAAACTCTTGATCATGGTTGCTATGTCGTGTTCCGTCATCGTCAGCATGACCGATGCGGCATTGACCCAATCAACCGTTCCCGCACCGGCATACCAGGACGCCATCGAGAGCGCTCAATCGGTCATGATGGCCGATCCAACCGAGGCCCTGGCGTTGGCCGAGCTGGCCGAGGCACTTGCCGCCGAAGCCCTTCCCGAAGCCCGTGACATGGCCTTTGCATCCGCATGGTGGCTGCAGTCCGAAGCCCTCACGCGGGTGGGCCGCGCCGAGGATGCCTTTCCGCTTGCGGCACAGGCCCTGGACCGTCTTGGCGAGGCCCCGACTGCGACCAAGTTGCTCGCCGATATCTACACCTCGCTCGGGCGCATCGAGAAAGTGCTCGGGCAACACGGAGCCGCGCTCGACCACTATCAAAAGGCCTATGAAATCTATCGGGAGCTCGGCGATCGGCGCAGCGAGTCGATTGCACTGCAATCCATGGCGTCCATCTACACGGACGCACAGCAATACGATCGCGCCGTCGAGTATTTTCAGAATGCCCTCGATCGGTATCAGGACAACTCGCTCGTCCTCGCAGCCCATAACAACATGGCCAATGCCCTGACCCAGCTCGGACGCTTCGAGGAGGCTGAAACCTCTTTTGCCGAGGCGATCGAGCTGGCCCAACGGATGGAAAGCCCGATCCTGGAAGCCCGGATCCTCAACAACCTCGCCAATATGGAAATCGAGGCGTCGGATCTGGAGGCTGCGGAAGCGGCGATCAATACAGCCTTCCAGCTGGTCGCCGATGACGGCACGTTCGAATGGATCCGCTTTTTCTGGGGCGTGCGCGCCCAGATCGCGTTCGGCCGTGGCGACAGCCTTGCAGCGGTCCGCTTTCTGGCGATTGCCTTCTCGGGCGTGAACCTCGAGACAACCTCCCAGAACTACGCAGAGATGCACGGGAGCGCCGCCGAAATCTACGCCGCGCACGGTGACTGGTCCTTGGCCTATGATCATTTGACCGCGTTCAAACGGCTCAGCGATGAGCGGGCGCGGTTCGCCGCTTCCACCAACACAGCGCTCGTCGGCGCGCAGTTCGATTTTGCCGAACAGGAGCTTGAGATCGAGCAGTTGCGGTCCGACAGTCTCGAGCAGGAGCTCGCGCTCGCGCAATCCCGCCAGTCATTGAATCTCATAGTCGCGCTTTTGGTCGGTGCCTTCGGCGTTATCATCACGGTCTTCCTGGTCGCTCGCGCTCGCGCGGTGCAGGCAAAGGCCCGAGCCCTTTCAGAAGAGCTCTACACGGACGTGCGGTCAGGCCTCCCGACGTCGGCGGCTCTTGAACGCGACCTTGCCAAGCAATACGAGGCCAGCGAGCAGGTCGCCGTTCTGGCAATTGCCCTTGCACGCCAAAAACACCTGGAAGGCGCCCTGGGCCATACCGCCTATGGCAAGCTGGAAATTGCCGTTTCCGAACGGCTTTC
This window contains:
- a CDS encoding EAL domain-containing protein — encoded protein: MFGQVWKLLIMVAMSCSVIVSMTDAALTQSTVPAPAYQDAIESAQSVMMADPTEALALAELAEALAAEALPEARDMAFASAWWLQSEALTRVGRAEDAFPLAAQALDRLGEAPTATKLLADIYTSLGRIEKVLGQHGAALDHYQKAYEIYRELGDRRSESIALQSMASIYTDAQQYDRAVEYFQNALDRYQDNSLVLAAHNNMANALTQLGRFEEAETSFAEAIELAQRMESPILEARILNNLANMEIEASDLEAAEAAINTAFQLVADDGTFEWIRFFWGVRAQIAFGRGDSLAAVRFLAIAFSGVNLETTSQNYAEMHGSAAEIYAAHGDWSLAYDHLTAFKRLSDERARFAASTNTALVGAQFDFAEQELEIEQLRSDSLEQELALAQSRQSLNLIVALLVGAFGVIITVFLVARARAVQAKARALSEELYTDVRSGLPTSAALERDLAKQYEASEQVAVLAIALARQKHLEGALGHTAYGKLEIAVSERLSTVFEAANPYRLSPGLFGLLVSAPDMEAAQSLAQAIARMFETPVTVDGVTIDVSVICGVARDTDVDVTIKQAHLAIDQARRNRLSFAVFDAEMYGDPAANLSLMSEMRLATERGDMKVFYQPKLNVRRGRFEGVEALCRWFHPERGYISPDQFIPQAEETGHIRALTEWVLTTSIEDQRRLVGQGLPISVAVNVSGAVLSDRDFARKVQGLIVGAAGPVTLEITETAIMANPDLAIENLNMWRESGAKISIDDYGTGQSSLAYLQTIPSDELKLDRQFVSNLDKTARGRMLIKSTVDLAHNLGLELVAEGVETETELAVLKLLGCDWIQGFLLSKPIAADALVDFLREHQPGRSQDRRGSQQA